In a single window of the Nicotiana tomentosiformis chromosome 10, ASM39032v3, whole genome shotgun sequence genome:
- the LOC138900613 gene encoding uncharacterized protein, with protein sequence MPPDRDIDFRIDLAPSAQSIYIPSYHMAPKELKELKEQLEELLAKGLQYLFKQRDLKLRQRRWLELLKDYDITIINHQGKANVVADALSKEAESMGSLTYISAEDRPLALDIQSLANRLVRLEISEPNRVLACVVAQSSLFEQIKARQYDDSHLLVRRETVLQGGAKEVTIGEDGVLRL encoded by the exons atgccaccagatcgtgatatcgatttccgtattgatttggctccaagtGCCCAGTCTATCTATATTCCGTCGTAccacatggctccgaaagagttgaaggagttgaaagaacagcttgaggagttattagcaaaagg cttgcagtatttgttcaagcagagggacctcaaattgaggcaacgcagatggcttgagttactaaaagattatgatattaccatcattAATCATcagggcaaggcgaatgtggtcgcagatgccttgagtaaagaggcggagagtatgggtagtttgacatACATATCAGCAGAGGataggccattagctttggacattcaatccttggctaacagacttgtgaggttggaaatttcagagcccaaccgagttcttgcatgcgtcgtcgcacagtcttcactatttgagcagatcaaggctcgtcagtacgacGACTCGCACTTATTGGTTcgcagagagacggtactacaaggtggtgccaaggaggttactatcggtgaggatggtgttttgAGACTCTAG